Sequence from the Neomonachus schauinslandi chromosome 9, ASM220157v2, whole genome shotgun sequence genome:
CAAAACTTccagaatgggggcgcctgggtggctcagttggttaagcgactgccttcggctcaggtcatgatcctggagtccctggatcgagtccctggatcgagtccctggatcgagtcccgcatcgggctccctgctcggcagggagtctgcttctccctctgaccctcccccctctcatgtgctctctctcattctctctctctcaaataaataaataaaatctttaaaaaaaaaaaaaaaaacttccagaaTGAAGAGCACAAGGTTGGTCGCATTCAACTTAAATGCTTTTATTGACAATGTCTTTGAACAATAAGCAAACAATGCTTAAATTTTTCATTCAAATTCACTTTCCACATGTCGAAAGACCtcaaggtagaaaaaaataaaataaaaatataaatatctgagAATccatcttaataaataaattaaaaacacaataaaacgtTTTCATGGAAAACTGTTAATGTCAGAACATTCAGACCACCTCAACAATGCATGATCAGTTAACATTACAATGAACATTGATGTTGAAGAAAAACTACAGTACATGGATATAGCTATTTATTTCTATCTACTAGAAAATAAAGTCGTATCTTTTCTTAGTTGAATATTGGTCATTGCTAATCAGAACACACTATTGCCGGGAACACAGTAGTTATTGTTAAAATCAGCTGCACTAGATACAATTTGAAAATATCCAGCACCAGGTTAATTCCAATAATGAACCCAATAGATTAGTTAATGCTATGAGAAGActaaagagaaagagataagagACACAGACCCAGGCCTGGCTCAACATGCTACTAACTACCAGCTCTCAGATGTGTCACTGGGAACAATACACACTCCATGCGTTTTGCTACATCTCCGGAAGAGGTAAGGACTTGAGTCCACACGTGGATGCTTTCAAGTCCTTGAGGCCCACAGCCTGGTGTGTTTCACGCACAGGTAAGGTCCTCCCTAGGTCTACGGGAACCCTCGAGGGAAGACGTGTTTCTCCTCTCTCTAATGCACCAACTCGGGCAGTGGCACTCAGGGGTGCCCTccgcctcccctccctgcctgctcacAGGGCCAGCAGCGTGGGCGAGCTGAGCGAGTCAGAGGAGGGTTCGTTGCTGCTGCTGCCCTTGCGGTGAGCAGCCGCGCAGCTGGGGAAGGAGTCAGCCTCCGGGTAGGTGAAGACGAAGGAAGACGTGTAGGTAGTGCAGCTGGGAGTACAGGTGACCACGGGGGTGCACAGAGGCTCCAGCTCTGTGGCCATGGGCCCCATCCCCAGGGAGCCACCATGCAGGGGCTCCCAGTCTGCTGCATAGAAGGAACCAGACAGGTCCATGTCTGGCACGGAGCGGGCGGTCTCAGAGCCGCTGGGCCTGGACGATGCTGGGAACAGGAAGTCATCAAAGGGCTCGGCCTTCAGCTCCATGCTGCTGATGCTCTTGACGGGTTCCACGGAGGGCTTGGGCTCTGGGTCATTGAGGAGGGGCAGGGTGAAGGCCTCCTCGGACTCGGGGGTGGCAGCCTCGGGCAGGCCCCCGCTCAGATCTAGGGAAGCCACAGACATCTCTTCAGGGAAGCCCAGGTCATCGGGGATCTTGCAGGCAGGTCGGTGAGCTGCCAGGATGAACTCcagtttttccttctccttcagcaGGTTGGCAATCTCGGTCTGCAAAGCAGACTTCTCATCTTCCAGCTGGTCTGTCTCCTGTATGATACAGAGGGATAGAGCAAAGCATAAGACACGGGCTTACTCAAGGACCCTGTTCCCCGACACCCGGTCTCCAACTTTCCCCCTAAGTTGGAAAAAGGAGTGACCCACGGGATCTACCTACCGCTTGGAGTGTGTCAGTCAGCTCCCTCCTCCGGTTCCGGCACTTGGCTGCGGCCATCTTATTCCTTTCCCTTCggattctccttttctcttcttcttctggggacaactagaaaaataatttgcaaaaagACCAACAGTCAGTAACAAGGTCTGCCATCAGCTCTGTTCATCCGCCCCAGCGAAACTGGCCCCTGCTGCTTCCCAGCTTCCTGGCACCTCCGCTGGGAAGCCATTTCTAACCTGCAGTTGCGGGCTGGGTGTGACTTGCATTTAAAATAAGATCCTCAGCAAGAGAACAAAGAAGAGCCCAGTCTAAAAGCATGAGATAGGAACCTCTTAGGGAAGAAATGATTAGAGTATTTCTTGGGGTGGGACTATCGGAGTCTGGCCTGGGATGGAAATGGCTTAGAGCCAGGGTTCTCCATTGAGGATATGCAGTGAATTCTAGGTAGTTGCTTCACCCTGTCTACTGTGGCCCCTCCTCCACCAGTGCCAACCCACGCCCCTTACTGAGAGAAGGTGCTGAAGAACTCCTCACCTGTTCCACCTTGCCCCTCCGGCCAATGCTCTGAGCTCTGCCTCCCGTCATGGTCTTCACAACTCCAGCCCTGGAGTAAGCCCCAGCCGAGGGGGTCGGGACTCCAtaggggtggggggctctggtCTGTGATGGGGCCACGGAGGAGACCAGGGTGGGCTGCACCAGCCACTGCAGGTCCGGGCTGGTGGAGATGGCAGTCACCGTCGGGATAAAGTTGGCACTGGAGACGGCCAGATCCGTGCAGAAGTCCTAGAACAAAACAGAAGGGGAAAGCTGACGTGAGTGAGCAGGTTCCGGACACAGGTGGGGCGAGCCGAGTTTCCAGTGCCGCatgcagcagggagagagagagaggagaagcacgCCCGGGACTGCTCGGGTCTTTTTCTATGCCCCTCATCCTGGATGGAAGGGCTCCCCGTTCCCTCTCAAGAAATCCGCAACGCAGTGCCTTTCTCCTCCACCCTGCTGCTGCATCCCCGTTATCCCTCCGGCATCACTCGCTTGAAAGGGGGTTTGTTATAAATATCCCTGACGTCTGCGCTGACGCAGGCGCTGCTCCGGAGTCTCCTGAATGAACTCGCTTTTTATCAATGAAACTGCCTTACACACCCGCCGGCTTCACCCTCCTCtcccgcccctcctccctgctccaggcTGCTAGGGGAGGGGGGAATTGCCGCTTTCTGTCGCCTCCCGGAGGAGCCAGGCTCTAGTTCGCGAGTCTTCGCTTGGGACACGTTTTGCCCCAGCGAATGTCAGAGACCAGGCAGAGAGCGCGGTCCGAGGGCAGCTCAGGATGAGCCTGCCGCGGCAGAAGAGAACCAATTTTTACTATGACAGGCGTGCGTGCGCTCTGAACAAGTGCGGGGCTCCCGAGATAGGGCTGCTCCGGCCGGGGCAGCCTCCCACCCCGGTCAAAGGGGTCCGCGACTCGTCTTCCCGAGCGTCCCGCCCCGGTGTCTCCTCCCCGGTGATCCCGGGCCCCGCGGCGGCGCGAAGCCCGCCTCACCTGCGCATTGACGGGAGAGCCCATGCTGGAGAAGGAGTCGGCCGGTGAGTGGTAGTAGGAGAGATTGTCCCCGGCCGGGGAGGCGCTGCTGCAGCGGGAGGAGGACGCCTCGTAGTCGGCGTTGAAGCCAGAGAACATCATGGTCGCGGTGAGTCTGGGCCGGGGCgaggggctgaggggcagagacagGTAGGAGCTGCGGGGCAGAGCTGGGTAGGAGCGCGGTCACTGCTCGTTCgctgcgccgccgccgccggctcTGTCTCGGCTTCTGGGCTGCTCGCTGCAGATGCGGTTGGAGTACGAGGCGCCGCAGCCACCGCTTTTATAACAGCATTCTATGAATGAGCCCCCACACACGTCATGGGCGCTACCATCGCGGCGCTAGGGGGGTGGCGAGAGGACCTGGGCACCTCTGCGGCCTCCTTGCCGCCTCCGCCGCCCTCGCAGCTTCCCGCCTCCCGTCTTGGtgtgtttcattttctcctgAGTGTTTAATAATCTAGGTCTTAGGGGTCTCGGGGACCCCCTAAGATGAGGGACTCCGGGCATGGCTCCCCCCACGACCGCAGGGAACGGCCGTGGAAACCTGCTGACGCAGATGTCCTAATATGGACATCCTGTGTAAGGGGGGACGGATTGACGGGAACTGCTTGCCGGCTGCAGCCAACACCGAGGGTGCAGCgcggggggaggcgggggccgcggccgggggaggggaggcgggaaAGGCGAAGAACGCGAGCGAACATTCGCACCTGGTTCAATGCGGACCCTTGTtcccggggcggggtggggggatgggctgggAGGGCCTTTTTACTGGTATACGGAACCCCGGAAACGTGCTGGGGCTCAGGTTTGGGAGAAACAGGTACACAGCCCGAGGGCTTAAGCCTCGGCCCCAGAAGGAAtgcgcctccccccaccccccgtcttTCCCAATTCTAGTCGTAATTCTGTGCAAACTGTGGAAGCAGACCCTCAAGCCCCCAGTCTGGAGCAGTATTAGGACTGTTACCGCATTTGGAAGCGGAAAGTCGGGAGATCCAAAATAAGAGAATATGATAACCTACTTTATCTACGATGTtgggtattttaattttaattgttttgtttcgttttgttttttcgtttttaagggaaaaaggcgctttttttttttttctcggcCATACTTAGGGATATTAGTGTTACTGTCAAATCTGAGACGCTAGCCGGTAAACATTGTGCAGAACCTCCATGCAAGGATGTCTGATGGGTTCGTTTGCCTAGTTCtgagctggggcctggggagtGGGATGTGGTTGGGGGGGTGCTATGTGGACAAGGTGGTCAGCTGGGGGTACAGGGTGGAGAGAGCCTTTGGGGGAGCGCAAGTCCGAGCTGGGGAGTTAGATGAGGTTCGGTTCCCCCAGGAAGCTGGGCTTAGTGGCAGCCCACAGCTGGTGATTTTCCAGCGCGGACTTGGAGGGGGGAGGACCGGGGGCGCTGGAAGGATCCTGGCCAGCAGCTACCAGGCGGGAGACCTCGGCCGCTGGGACTTCAGGCGCGGCTCTGTGGCCTGGAAAACGGGGTTGGGGCAGCTAGGTGCTCGAGAGTGCGTTGCGCCCCCAGACGCCCCCAGCCTCCTGCTCTGCTGCAAAGGACACCTGGGGTCACATTGCCCCCGCCTGGGTCCCAGCGCGCCAGCCTCCTCGGGGACGCGAAGTCGCAGATCCCAGCAGAGCCCCtgtgtcccttcccccactctgtcGGGCCAGGGGCTCAACGGTGGACCCCTGGAAAGGGGCGAGGCGGGATTAGGGCAGCGGGCGGATCCCTCGGGGCGCGCAGGGAGCCGGACCGCGGACCTGCCTCCCACCGCCGCACCCCGGAGCCAGGCGATCCTGCTATAGATAGTAACAGGGAAGCGGCTGTTTACAGCAACACTGAGCCGCCGGGGCTTGTCTCCAGGCGACGCCGCGCGGCCGGGCGCGCAGTCTGCCTGGCCAGGCCGCCCTCCCTCCTCGCTCTCCCGGGGCCTCGGCCTCCCCGGCCCGGCTACGGCCACTCCCGCCGCCTGACATCATCCTCCGGGTCCGGGGGCTGCGTGCGGCTCGCGCGCGGCCAGGCGCTAACCTCCATTCTTAGAGATGAGAACCCGGCGggagctgggagggcagggaggcggGGATTCGTGGAACTGGGCCACTTGCTATTTTTGCATTCCCTGTCACAGGCAGAGGTGAAAACAGAATTTCATCATTGTATGTCACTGGTTTATGTTGGTGGGAATTcaggcgctttttttttttttcttcctcacttaaaaaaggagagagagaaggaaaaacacatAATACATAAACACAGACTTTTCGGAGATGCCCTGAATCCTAAAGCAATTCTTCGGCCTTCAGTTCTCCTAATTCTCTCATCTGTCAGGCTATTTCACTGTccttgattattaaaaaaaagaaaagaaaagaaaaaaaaagttatgagagCTGAGGGCAAATCCATCTCTCTTCTTATTAGCTGGGACAAAGTAGGTCAAGCTTTGAATCCCTGGGTCTGGCCTTGCCTTCCATTCATAACTGGATCTCAGGCCACTTAAGAGAAAACCTAGAATGATTTCATTGACTTCCCCTTCAGAGTTTGAATCAGCTCAGCCCGACACCTAAAGGGTGTATCAAGATTTTATATCCAGGATTTATCCCATATATCACTTTATCCTGTCTTTGCCaataaaaggaaaagtgactTTGGATGAACCTGGCTCCTCTCAAATAGCTTAACTCTTTCCTTCCTGGCACCATTATGACCAGAGCGCTGGAGACTTAATAAATCCATCCTCTGAAAAGGACAGAACCATGAAttcataattcttttatttatttgtcaaagaacTATTGAGAGGgagccactgggtggctcagtcagttgagcatctgcctttggtccGGGTCACggtccgggggtcctgggattgagtcccacatcgggctccctgctcaggggggagtctgctcctccctctgcccctccccccgcttgtgatctctctctctctctctctcaaataaataaataaaatcttaaaaaaaaaaaaaagaactattgagAGCCTGCTATGGCCACGCACTCCTATGGGTGCTGGGGGCTGGCACTTACTGCAATGAACAGAGTGGACCAGGCCCTACCCTCCGAGAGACTCCAGTCTTGGCGAGAAGACTGACAAATGAGTAGAGAATTGCAGAGCAGCACCAAGTGCTTGGACAGAGGTAAGACTAGGGTGAGATGGAACACGAGAGGGTTTGGAGAGCAGGATCAGAGGAAGTGACTACAATAGAGATGGAACCTGGAGCCACTGTCCTCTGGGAAATGACATGATAAAGATTGAAATGCCAGAGCCTCCGAATCTGTGATCATCCTGATGTACTCTCACATCTCAATCCATTTCAGGGCTGCAAACTCACATTTTTAATATGGAGCTCACATGGTGTAGCCTTAAAATAGAGGGAAATCAGAACCAACAAGTGAAATTATGTTTGCCATTTGCCAAGGTCAGGGTGACTTTGAGATGTGTGACACAGATGCTGTGTGCCTCTGTGAGCATAGTGCTGCCTCCCAGCAGGGCAGGGATTCTGTGTTCTGGACGAGTCTGAGCGTATAACCAGAACTTATGCAGTTTGTGATTATCTGTGTGCTGAGTTCCTCCTATTTGGGTATCCAAAAGTGAAAAGGAGGGTAGAATCCCGTATCTGATTTTAACTCAAATTGAAAACAAATCTATCTCTCCTCCACAGTTGTTCCTTATCAGATGGAGACTTTTCCTATTTTGCGCTTTTCTGGCATTTGAATTAAGAGATCTGACCCACATCAAGCATTTGTTCAGTAACTCTGAAAGTCAGTGCACATTGTTTAGCCTGGTGTTATTGCAACATTAAGTGAAAGGCTGCTGTCTGTGCCGCCTACGTAAATGCTGCCGCACACAACCCATCCCCAGCATGCAGAAGTAGTTATTTATTTGGGGAAGTGTGGTCTAGCGGTGAAGGGTTGTGGTCAGAGCACGGGACCAGAAGTCAGGAAGATGCAAATAGCAAAATCAACTCCTTCAGGGACTTGGGGAAGTCGCTTCTTAGACTTGTTTAACATCTACACACTTTTGGCCTTTGTCTTTTTCATGTGCTGATACTCactcagcacctagcacagtgcctggcccatggtaggtgttcaataaatatctcttgaatggatgaatgactgaatgaatgaatgaataccctCATCCAAGCAAGGCAAATATTGTCCTTTATGGGTCCTCCTTAGCCATCAATGGATGAGGTTCTTTAAATCTTTGGAAAAGCCAAACAGGCTGAGTCTTTTATTCCTGGGTATGAATAGGCAAAAATTggggaagagaaaataacaagATGTTAGGGCTATTTTCAGCTGGTGCAGGCTCTGTGTCTAAAGAACACCCCAGCGGTTCGTGATGAAAGATCAGACTTGCCCTTGTTACCGAGCCCCGTGATAGAGACAGCCACTGCCCATACATAAATGCCACATTGTCTGCAATGACAATGACCATGTTACCACCACCctctaatttattcattctaaatGTCTGGACCCCCGGAGGAGAAGCATTCCACAATTCCTGCAGGACTCACACACACATGACACCCAAAGGAGGGCTTTAGGGGTCAAGGTTACTCACTCTATGGCTCGGACAGTGAGCAAAAAGACTGAGCCTATTTTAAAATGGTGGAGGCACGGCattaccaccacacacacacacacacacacacacacacacacacaaacacacaccactACCGCCACTAATTAGTACTAGGGATTTAGCCTCTTTGGGAAAAACTTGTCCTTCTGAACAACTCTTGGCTCTTTGACAGGAGGTGATGATTCAATGGGATCCCCATCCTTCTGCTAATGTGAGCATTTACACAAAGCTCCATGTAGCCCCTGGGATATACTCCATATACTTCCCCTGGAACTTGGGGAATAGTTAT
This genomic interval carries:
- the FOS gene encoding proto-oncogene c-Fos; translated protein: MMFSGFNADYEASSSRCSSASPAGDNLSYYHSPADSFSSMGSPVNAQDFCTDLAVSSANFIPTVTAISTSPDLQWLVQPTLVSSVAPSQTRAPHPYGVPTPSAGAYSRAGVVKTMTGGRAQSIGRRGKVEQLSPEEEEKRRIRRERNKMAAAKCRNRRRELTDTLQAETDQLEDEKSALQTEIANLLKEKEKLEFILAAHRPACKIPDDLGFPEEMSVASLDLSGGLPEAATPESEEAFTLPLLNDPEPKPSVEPVKSISSMELKAEPFDDFLFPASSRPSGSETARSVPDMDLSGSFYAADWEPLHGGSLGMGPMATELEPLCTPVVTCTPSCTTYTSSFVFTYPEADSFPSCAAAHRKGSSSNEPSSDSLSSPTLLAL